A genome region from Candidatus Manganitrophus noduliformans includes the following:
- a CDS encoding glycosyltransferase family 2 protein, giving the protein MEKASEPFVSVVTPVYNGETFLAECIESILGQTYKNWEYVIVNNYSTDRTPAIAQRYAEKDARIRIHHNSTFLPLMQNLNNAMRQISPESKYCKVVHADDFLLPDCITQMVRLAEAHPSVGVVGSYRINGDQMAGGVRHPIAVISGREIGRSTLLGGPDVFGPPTAILLRSELVRSRPSFYNEINYSTADKEAVYDILRTHDFGFVHQVLTCFRVHKEQASTFLATSGAYQLGKIIILEKYGQSYLGRDEHERLLNETWQSYYQLLANGVFELREKKFWSFTMNMRKAAGHPLSIPKLIVAILSKLFDALLNPKNSLERILRRL; this is encoded by the coding sequence TTGGAGAAAGCGTCAGAGCCTTTCGTCAGCGTGGTAACACCGGTCTATAATGGTGAGACCTTTTTGGCGGAATGTATCGAAAGTATTCTCGGCCAGACCTACAAAAACTGGGAATATGTGATCGTCAACAACTACAGCACCGACCGCACCCCGGCGATCGCGCAACGTTACGCCGAAAAAGACGCGCGTATTCGAATTCATCACAACAGCACCTTCTTACCGTTGATGCAGAACTTGAACAATGCAATGCGCCAGATCTCTCCCGAGAGCAAGTATTGCAAGGTCGTTCATGCCGATGACTTCCTACTCCCAGATTGCATTACTCAGATGGTCCGGTTGGCCGAGGCGCATCCGTCGGTCGGTGTCGTCGGGTCATATCGGATCAATGGGGATCAAATGGCGGGCGGTGTCCGCCACCCGATTGCGGTCATTTCAGGCCGAGAGATCGGCCGATCAACCCTGTTGGGAGGGCCGGATGTGTTTGGCCCGCCGACCGCCATTTTACTCCGTTCGGAGTTGGTTCGAAGCCGCCCAAGCTTTTACAATGAGATTAATTATTCAACGGCCGACAAAGAGGCGGTCTACGATATCCTTCGGACCCACGATTTTGGCTTTGTTCATCAAGTCCTCACCTGTTTCAGGGTCCATAAAGAGCAGGCGAGCACTTTTCTGGCGACGAGCGGCGCTTACCAGTTGGGGAAAATTATAATTTTGGAAAAATATGGTCAATCCTATCTGGGCCGGGATGAGCATGAGAGATTGTTAAACGAAACCTGGCAGAGCTATTATCAATTGCTGGCAAATGGGGTTTTTGAATTAAGGGAAAAGAAGTTTTGGTCGTTCACAATGAATATGCGGAAGGCTGCAGGGCATCCGTTGAGCATTCCGAAGCTGATCGTGGCGATTCTCTCGAAACTGTTTGATGCTCTGCTGAATCCGAAAAACAGCCTAGAGCGGATCCTCCGACGGCTTTAA